A genomic window from Microbacterium sp. H1-D42 includes:
- a CDS encoding SseB family protein, translated as MALFSRRKKSDAQPASDAEVAPEQADLPEQAEDAAAEVSAEPAPDANIPAVNISVQAFRGVGADAGPEVALPTEDAAPAKPADTDRPRTPAPPMPGEQAKPSLPLAAATPPEQKHTVDGLNDNVLLREALAELEEGASNEQLIGVMRQSLQGHLYLRVHGDAREQLNSGKPLAVGVVRDGERSFMLAYSSGKALRDSVDGSEDAASTSAIAQPVTAVYQQVVSGDFAGIILDNSSAPHRAVFPTELLQKALEQGDAEMAIKTQVVAPRDEQTPVRVAEALAKTRSWVAVNDGSNGQPVGIAEVHGPDGTRFLQVFSHPLEVVALGRNDRPMPFQPEQLAKVLSDHPEIAGVIVDIAGPSLAVGRDSLSAVLVLAIDIED; from the coding sequence ATGGCCCTCTTCTCCCGTCGCAAGAAGTCCGACGCCCAGCCCGCATCCGACGCCGAGGTCGCGCCGGAGCAGGCGGATCTGCCCGAGCAGGCGGAGGATGCTGCGGCGGAGGTCTCCGCCGAGCCGGCGCCAGACGCGAACATCCCCGCGGTGAACATCTCGGTGCAGGCCTTCCGCGGCGTCGGTGCCGACGCAGGGCCGGAAGTGGCGCTGCCGACCGAAGATGCCGCCCCGGCTAAGCCGGCGGACACTGACCGCCCGCGTACGCCGGCGCCCCCGATGCCTGGCGAGCAGGCCAAGCCGAGCCTGCCGCTGGCCGCTGCCACCCCGCCAGAGCAGAAGCACACCGTCGACGGGCTGAACGACAACGTGCTGCTGCGCGAGGCGCTCGCCGAGCTCGAAGAGGGCGCCTCGAACGAACAGCTGATCGGCGTCATGCGCCAGTCGCTGCAGGGCCACCTCTACCTGCGGGTGCACGGTGACGCCCGTGAGCAGCTGAACTCCGGCAAGCCGCTCGCCGTCGGTGTCGTGCGCGACGGCGAGCGCTCGTTCATGCTCGCGTACAGCTCGGGCAAGGCACTGCGCGACTCGGTGGACGGCTCAGAGGATGCGGCATCTACATCTGCGATCGCCCAGCCGGTGACCGCGGTCTACCAGCAGGTCGTCTCAGGGGACTTCGCCGGCATCATCCTCGACAACTCTTCCGCCCCGCACCGTGCGGTGTTCCCGACCGAACTGCTGCAGAAGGCGCTTGAGCAGGGCGATGCAGAGATGGCGATCAAGACGCAGGTCGTCGCCCCGCGTGACGAGCAGACTCCGGTGCGCGTCGCCGAGGCGCTGGCCAAGACGCGCAGCTGGGTGGCGGTGAACGACGGCAGCAACGGTCAGCCGGTCGGCATCGCCGAGGTGCACGGGCCGGACGGCACGCGCTTTCTGCAGGTGTTCTCGCACCCGCTCGAGGTCGTCGCCCTCGGGCGCAACGACCGGCCGATGCCGTTCCAGCCGGAGCAATTGGCGAAGGTTCTCAGCGATCACCCCGAGATCGCCGGCGTGATCGTCGACATCGCGGGCCCGTCGCTCGCGGTCGGCCGCGATTCGCTCAGCGCGGTTCTCGTGCTGGCGATCGACATCGAGGACTGA
- a CDS encoding UvrD-helicase domain-containing protein produces the protein MTDAPLIVPAASGPQSSDGPDELLAGLNPQQLEAVTHRGSALLIVAGAGSGKTSVLTRRIALLLRQREAWPSQILAITFTNKAAGEMRERVAALVGDAARGMWISTFHSACVRILRREAEQFGFTKTFTIYDSGDSRALIKRLVKEHEADAYGLTPGAVQSRISKLKNELLDAEGHARQANLSDPAERKFADIFTDYQRALQKANAFDFDDLIAQTVFLFRAFPKVADVYRRRFRHVLVDEYQDTNHAQYALIHELTRPPSNEGAAPDPYAMNGMRVSTRPSGWLNDRDTGMMIFEPDRSSSSGSAAGDVEGASLTVVGDSDQSIYAFRGADIRNITEFERDFPGAKVVLLEQNYRSTQNILSAANAVIGNNFDRKAKNLWSDRGAGEKIVGFTGYSQHDEAQFVADEVESLRRAGIPYSEMAVFYRTNSQSRALEEIFIRSAVPYKIMGGTKFYARAEIKDALAYLVAVANPADEMAVRRILNTPRRGIGGVTEASIAMFAEQHGISFRDALRSPGQLGVGPKIQAAITRLDEVLNEATEILLPASGEVPASTSVAEGLTVLLNKSGYFDSLRASRDPQDEARLENLDEFIAVARDFARNNPDGTIVDFLTEVALVSDADDLDDESGSVSLMTLHTAKGLEYDAVFVTGVEEDLIPHRISAGEPGGPQEERRLFYVGITRARKRLHLSLAMTRAQFGEVSVAMPSRFLQEIPADLVDWRQSPGDVNSRGGTQSRALNARRPGGGYGGGSGGGFGGRSNDPFAPKSLPKGAGLKPLSTAMDRFPNKVTGKVRDNGDLELTSGDRIRHDDFGEGRVEAVTGEGAKRIAHVRFDSAGQKKLLIKIAPITKL, from the coding sequence ATGACCGACGCACCCCTCATCGTTCCCGCAGCATCCGGCCCGCAGTCCTCAGACGGCCCTGACGAGCTGCTCGCCGGGCTGAACCCGCAGCAGCTCGAAGCTGTCACCCACCGCGGCAGCGCGCTGCTGATCGTCGCCGGCGCCGGCTCTGGCAAGACCAGCGTGCTGACCCGCCGCATCGCCCTGCTGCTGCGTCAGCGCGAGGCGTGGCCGAGCCAGATCCTCGCCATCACGTTCACCAACAAGGCCGCCGGCGAGATGCGCGAGCGCGTCGCCGCGCTGGTCGGCGATGCCGCGCGCGGCATGTGGATCTCGACGTTCCACTCGGCGTGCGTGCGCATCCTGCGCCGCGAGGCCGAGCAGTTCGGCTTCACGAAGACCTTCACGATCTACGACTCCGGCGACTCCCGCGCGCTGATCAAGCGGCTGGTCAAAGAGCACGAGGCCGACGCCTACGGACTCACCCCCGGTGCGGTGCAATCGCGCATCTCGAAGCTGAAGAACGAGCTGTTGGATGCTGAGGGGCACGCCCGTCAGGCGAACCTCAGCGACCCGGCCGAGCGCAAGTTCGCCGACATCTTCACCGACTACCAGCGCGCCCTGCAGAAGGCCAACGCCTTCGACTTCGACGACCTCATCGCGCAGACCGTGTTCCTGTTCCGGGCGTTCCCGAAGGTCGCCGACGTGTACCGCCGCAGGTTCCGGCACGTCCTCGTCGACGAATACCAGGACACCAACCACGCGCAGTACGCGCTGATCCACGAACTGACCAGGCCGCCGTCGAACGAGGGCGCGGCTCCCGACCCGTATGCCATGAACGGCATGCGCGTTTCGACTCGCCCTTCGGGCTGGCTCAACGACCGGGATACGGGGATGATGATCTTCGAACCCGATCGTTCTTCGAGCTCAGGTTCTGCGGCGGGGGACGTGGAGGGCGCGTCGCTGACGGTGGTCGGCGACTCCGACCAGTCGATCTACGCGTTCCGCGGCGCCGACATCCGCAACATCACCGAGTTCGAACGGGACTTCCCCGGTGCGAAGGTAGTTCTGCTCGAGCAGAACTACCGCTCGACGCAGAACATCCTCTCGGCTGCCAACGCCGTGATCGGCAACAACTTCGACCGCAAGGCGAAGAACCTGTGGAGCGACCGCGGTGCGGGCGAGAAGATCGTCGGCTTCACCGGCTACTCGCAGCACGACGAGGCCCAGTTCGTCGCCGATGAGGTGGAGTCCCTGCGTCGTGCCGGCATTCCGTACTCCGAGATGGCCGTGTTCTACCGCACCAACTCGCAGTCCCGTGCGCTGGAGGAGATCTTCATCCGCTCGGCCGTGCCATACAAGATCATGGGCGGAACGAAGTTCTACGCGCGCGCCGAGATCAAGGACGCTCTGGCGTATCTGGTCGCGGTGGCGAACCCTGCCGACGAGATGGCAGTGCGGCGCATCCTCAACACCCCGCGTCGTGGCATCGGCGGTGTCACCGAGGCTTCGATCGCGATGTTCGCCGAGCAGCACGGCATCAGCTTCCGCGATGCGCTGCGCTCGCCGGGGCAGCTGGGTGTCGGCCCGAAGATCCAGGCCGCGATCACGCGACTCGACGAGGTGCTGAACGAGGCCACCGAGATCCTGCTGCCGGCATCCGGCGAGGTGCCGGCGTCGACCTCGGTCGCCGAGGGACTGACCGTGCTGCTGAACAAGAGCGGCTACTTCGATTCGCTGCGCGCCAGCCGCGACCCGCAGGATGAGGCGCGGCTCGAGAACCTCGATGAGTTCATCGCCGTGGCGCGTGATTTCGCACGCAACAACCCCGATGGCACGATCGTGGACTTCCTGACCGAAGTGGCGCTGGTCTCGGATGCGGATGACCTCGACGACGAGTCGGGCTCTGTCTCGCTGATGACGCTGCACACCGCGAAGGGGCTGGAGTACGACGCGGTGTTCGTCACCGGCGTCGAAGAGGACCTGATCCCGCACCGCATCTCGGCGGGGGAACCGGGCGGTCCACAGGAGGAGCGCCGGCTGTTCTACGTCGGCATCACCAGGGCGCGCAAGCGCCTGCACCTCTCGCTCGCTATGACCAGAGCGCAGTTCGGCGAGGTGTCGGTGGCCATGCCGAGCCGGTTCCTGCAGGAGATCCCGGCAGACCTGGTCGACTGGCGGCAGTCGCCGGGGGACGTGAACTCCCGCGGTGGCACGCAGTCGCGCGCGCTGAACGCCCGCCGCCCCGGGGGTGGGTACGGCGGCGGCTCTGGTGGTGGGTTCGGCGGTCGCAGCAACGACCCGTTCGCCCCGAAGTCGCTTCCCAAGGGCGCCGGGCTCAAGCCGCTGTCGACCGCGATGGACCGCTTCCCGAACAAGGTCACCGGAAAGGTCCGCGACAACGGCGATCTCGAGCTGACCTCCGGAGATCGCATCCGCCACGACGACTTCGGCGAGGGCCGCGTCGAGGCCGTCACCGGTGAGGGCGCGAAGCGCATCGCGCACGTGCGCTTCGATTCCGCGGGGCAGAAGAAGCTGCTGATCAAGATCGCTCCGATCACGAAGTTGTAG